The Gehongia tenuis sequence TGAAGCAGGGAACCCGGGGCAGGGGAGCGGAGCCAGAACCGGGCCCGCGCCGCCTGGGACCCGGACACGGCGCATGAGGGCAGACCGCCCGGCGCAATGCACGGCCCGGGACCCGGACACGGCGCACGAGGGCAGACCGCCCGGCGCGATGCGCCGCCTGAAGCCCCGGCTTTTTGGGGAAACGATCAAAGGAGGTATGATGATGAATGGCCATGGCCTGGACATATCGGTCGAGGCGTACCGCGAGGCTGCCAAGGAGCTGGACCGGGTGTGGTCGCGGCTTTCAAGGGCCTGCGGTCTGTCGGAGGGCGAATATTGGGCCCTCGTCATGATTCGGGAGGGCTGCACCACCCAGACGGAGATCAGCGAGCAGCTTTCCATGAACAAACAAACGGTCCACTCGGCACTGAAACAGCTGATTCGCCGGGGCATCGTCCGTCTCGAGACCCAACCCGGCAATCTTCGGGTCAAGGAGATCGTGCTGACGGAGGCGGGCGAAAGCTTTACGGAAAAATACGTCGATACCATGATGGATATCGAGGAGCGGGTTTGGAACGAGCTCACGAAGGCGGAACGACGGGAGATGATCCGCGCCTCCCAAAAGTACAACCGCCTGCTGAAAAAGGCACTGGAGCAGTATTTTGAAAGCTGAATAGATCCTTACCCGAGGCAGCATTTCAGTGACGCTTGGCGAGACCGGGCGTCTTTTTTTGTGGCCGCAGGGCGGGCGGCTTCCATCCGCCCCAGATTGGAGGATATGATGAGAATTCAACTTTCCGAACATTTCACCTACCCGAAACTGATCCGTTTCGTGCTCCCGTCCATCGTGATGATGATTTTCACGTCCATCTATGGCGTGGTGGACGGGCTTTTCGTATCGAACTATGTGGGCAAGACGCCCTTCGCCGCCCTCAACCTGATCATGCCCCTATTGATGGTCATCGGCGCCATCGGGTTCATGATCGGCACCGGCGGCAGCGCCATCGTCTCCCGCACCCTGGGCGAGGGCAGCCGGGCGAAGGCCAACGAATACTTCTCGATGCTCGTGTATGTGACCGTCGTTGCAGGCGTGGTGCTGGCCGCGGCGGGCCTCGCCTTTCTGCGGCCCATCGCACGCTTCCTCGGCGCCGAAGGGGCCATGCTGGATTACGCCGTGCTCTATGGCGCCATCCTCATTCCCTCGCTGCCCCTGTTCATGCTGCAAAACGTGTTCCAGAGCTTCCTCATCACCGCGGAAAAGCCCAAGCTGGGCCTTTATATGACGGTGGGCGCGGGGGTGACCAATATCGTGCTGGATTATCTTTTCGTCGCCGTGTTCCAGTGGGGGCTGGCGGGCGCGGCCGTCGCCACCGCTGTGAGCCAGGCGGTGGGCGGCGTGGGCCCGCTGGTCTACTTCCTTCGGGAAAACGACAGCCTGCTTCGGCTGACCCGGCCGAAATGGAACGGCAGGGTGCTCCTCAAGACCTGCACCAACGGCTCCTCCGAGCTGATGACCAACGTCTCCGCCTCGCTGGTGAACATGCTCTACAATTTCCAGCTGATGCGCCTGGCGGGGGAGGACGGCGTGGCGGCCTTCGGCGTGATCATGTACGTCAATTTCATCTTCGCCGCCATCTTCATCGGCTACGCCATCGGCAGCGCGCCCCTCATAGGCTACCACTACGGCGCCGGCAACGCCGGTGAACTCAGGAACCTCTATCAAAAAAGCCTCCGGTTCACGGGCTGCGCCGCTCTGGCGCTCACCGCGTCGGCCCTCATTCTGTCCCGGCCGCTGGCCGGCATCTTCGTGGGCTATGACGCCGGCCTTCTTTCCATGACCACTCGCGGATTCCGGCTGTACGCCCTGTCCTTTCTCATCAGCGGCTTCAACATCTTCGGCTCCGCCTTCTTCACCGCCCTGGGGGACGGCGCGGTCTCCGCAGCCATCTCCTTTTTCAGGACCCTGGTGTTCCAGCTCGCGGTGGTGCTGGTCCTGCCTCTGATCCTGGGCCTGGACGGCGTGTGGCTGGCCATCCTGCTGGCGGAGCTGCTGGCCCTTGCCGTCACCGCCGCCTTTCTCGCAGCCAAGAAAAAGAAATACCCCTACGGCGAAGCCGCCAAATCTTGACAGGCCCTCCGAAACGTAATAAAATTAACCTGTTAACCTTGGGTTAACAGGCTCAAAACGAAACAAAAATTTTGAGAAATTACAGTAAAGGAGGTGTTTTGTTTTCGTGGACGGCATATTATTGCCGGTTCTCATTGGTCTTGTATGTATCGTATTGGGTAGCGCCATTGGCTACTTTTATCGAAAAAACATCGCGGAAGCCAAGATCGCCCGGGCGGAAGAGGAAGCCCAGCGCATTCTGGACACGGCCCACAGCAAGGTGGAAGCGATGCGCAAGGAAAAGATATTGGAAGCTAAGGAAGAGGTGCACCGGCTGCGGACGGAACTGGATAAGGAAAGCCGCGACCGGCGCAATGAGATGCAGCGTACGGAGCGAAGGCTGATCCAGCGGGAAGAGACGCTGGACAAAAAACTGGACAGTCTGGAACAGCGGGAAACCGCTCTGACGCGCAAGCAGAAGGATGTCCAACGGTTGCAGGACGAAATCGAGAACCTACATAAAAATCAGCTGCAGGAACTGGAGAGAATCTCCGGCATGACCATGGATGAAGCCAAGGGGATTCTCCTCGAGAACACGGAGCGGGAAGCCCGGCATGATCTGGGCGTGATGCTCCGGGAGATGGAAGCGAAAACCAAGGAGGAAGCGGAGAAAAAGGCCCGAAACATCATCGGAGGCGCCATTCAGAAATACGCCGCCGATCATGTGGCCGAGTCCACCGTATCGGTGGTGGCCCTTCCCAGCGACGAGATGAAGGGACGGATCATCGGCCGTGAGGGCCGCAACATCCGCACCCTGGAGACGGCCACCGGCATCGATCTTATCATCGACGACACGCCGGAAGCGGTGATCCTGTCCGGCTTCGATCCGGTGCGGCGGGAGGTTGCCCGCATCGCCCTTGAGAAGCTCATTCTGGACGGCCGCATCCATCCGGCCCGCATCGAAGAGATGGTGGAGAAGGCCAAGAAGGAAGTGGATACCCAGATCCGTGAGGCGGGCGAGCAGGCCGTGTTTGAAACCGGCGTGCATGGGCTCCATCACGAGCTGGTCCGGCTCATCGGCCGGCTGCGGTACCGCACCAGCTACGGCCAGAATGTTTTGAAGCATTCCATTGAAGTGTCCTATCTGGCGGGCATGATGGCTGCCGAAATCGGCGCCGATGAGGTGCTTGCCAAGCGTGCGGGTCTTCTGCACGACATCGGCAAGGCGGTGGACCACGAGATCGAGGGCTCCCACGCCCAGATCGGCGGGGACCTGGCCAAGAAGTACCGGGAGAACGCGGAGGTGGTGCACGCGATTCTCGCTCACCACAACGATATCGAGGCCCAGACCGTGGAAGCGGTGCTGGTGCAGGCGGCGGACGCCATTTCGGCGGCCCGGCCCGGCGCCCGGCGGGAAACCCTGGAGAACTACATCCGAAGGCTGGAAAAGCTGGAGGAGATCGCCTCCAGCTTCGAGGGCGTGGAGAAGTCCTACGCCGTGCAGGCCGGACGGGAGGTCCGGATCATGGTGCGCCCCGAGAAGGTGGGCGACGCCGAGACCACGGCCCTGGCCCGGGAGATCGTGAGGAAGATCGAAAGCGAACTGGATTACCCCGGTCAGATCAAGGTCAGCCTCATCCGGGAAACCCGGGTGGTGGACTACGCCAAGTAAGCAAAGCAAAAACAAGGCTCCTTTGGGGCCTTGTTTTTTTGCGCCGGCGCGTCCTTCGCCGGATACGGCGCCCCGCTGCGGCCCCCTGCCACAGCGCCCTGCCACGGCCCCGAGAGGGCCTCCCGCCGGGCCAGCTGGATCACGCCAATCGACATCCCTCAACCTGTTTTAGGGGAATTCTCCATGATTTAGATGGACAATATCACCAAACGGTGATAAAATTCCTGAAGACAGAGAAGCAAAATGTTAGGAGAGCAGAAAAACCTCGGTTTCCCGAGGTTTTGCTGTATACGGCGGCCTCAGCCGACAGCCTCCCGGCACGCTTCATGCCGGCGGTCCGCTGAAATTCAAGAACGCCGTTTCCGTTCTGCCTCACCCAAGAACAGTCCATTTCGTGCTCAAGATTAGGCAAAAACTCCATAAAAATTTTCGCCCTATTGAGTTGTGTCCTATCAATGGGACATAACTATCCATTTTCAAGGATACACTAAAAATGTCCTGCTAACAAGACATTTTGTATTCTTGAGGTGAGTCTATGAAAAAGGCGAAAACATGCACCAGCAAAGCAAACATGATTGGGCCCCGTATTAAGGCCGCACGACAGGCTGCCGGTATGACCCAGAAGGATCTGTGCGTTAAGCTGGAACTGATGGCGGTGTATATCTGCCGGGGTTCCCTTTCCAGAATTGAGAATGGTACAAGAACCGTCAACGATATGGAGATCGACGCGATTTCCAAGGCGTTGAATGTGCCCTTGGACGTACTGTTTGGGCGCTGAGAGGCAGTTCACCTAATGTGTGTTTGATAATGTATGCTAAAAACGAATCTATAATATGAGCATATTATCAAATACACTGTTTGTTAGAGGTGATGCTTGATGAAGAACTTTATTCCCAAGGCATACAAGAAGGAGCCCATCACCATCCGGATATGCTGTGAGAAAGTGGAGCTCATCGATCATCTGGCCTACCAGTGCGATATCAGCCGAAGCGAATTTATCAACCAATGTATCGACTATGCGCTGGAAAACATGCCGCCATCGGGAGGAAAGTAAAAGACCGTCCATCTTTTGATGGGCGGTTTGCTGTTTTTCCCCCTTTTTGATCCGGCTTGAAGAAGGGGGCGGAGACGTGATATACTGGGAGCGAAAGGAGAGTTAATATGGTACGCTATATGAGAGCCGGGGACCGGCAGGATTTCTTGGCCATGGCGGCCGAGTTTTACGGCACCGGCGCGGTGCTGCATCCGGTGCCGGAGAAGAATTTTGAGACCACCTTCGACCAGATTCTGGCGGGGAATCCCTTTGTGAGGGGCATCATGGTCACCCATGAGGAGCGGGCGGTGGGCTATGCCCTCCTCGCCCTCACCTATTCCAATGAGGTGGGCGGACTGGTGGTCTTTTTGGAGGAGGCCTATCTAAGGCCGGAATGCCGGGGCCGGGGCCTCGGAACGGCGGTGTTCGAGTTCGTGGAGCGGGAGTTTCCCGAAGCCAGACGCTTCCGCCTCGAGGTGACGCGTACCAATGAACGGGCGGTGGCCCTGTACGGGCGTTTGGGCTATCAGCCGCTGGATTATCTGCAGATGATCAAGGACAAGGAGGGTATGGAATGGTGAACTTTGCATTCTTACTGATGGGCCCCTACGACCCGAAGAAGCACCGGGTGCGCTTTGAAAGCGAGGGCGGAACGGCGCTGATGGTGGGGGTATCCAGTCTGGAGGAGGCCGCCGGGGTGGCCCGGGAGCTGGGCGAGGCCGGCATCGATCTCATCGAAATGTGCGGTGCTTTCGGACCGGAGGGCGCGGCCAGGGTGGGCGCGGCAGCCGGCGAGCGGGTGGCCGTGGGCTACGTGGTCCATGACGGAAGCCAGGACGAGAAGTTTGCCAGGCTGTTTGGCGAATAGGCTTTGGGGGAAAGGATGATACCCATGGAGATTTACGATATCACCCGGCCGGTGCATCCGGGGATGACCTTCTGGCCGGGGGACAAAAAGATGGCCTTGGAGCTGGTGCAGTCGGTGGCCGGGGGCGACGGCTGCAATCTCACGGCCATTCATATGGGCATGCATACCGGCACCCATGTGGACGCGCCGCTGCATTTCGTGGAGGACGGCAAGTCCATCCCGGAAACGGATCTTGACCGGTTCATCGGCTGGGTGGAGGTGCTGGACCTCAGGGGCCTGCCGCTGATCGCCGAGGCCGATCTCCGCCGGCGGTCCATCACCGCGGACGCGGTGTTCTTCAGGACGGACAACAGCGATTTCCCGGAGGGGGAGTTCCGGAAGGACTTTGTGGCGCTGGCGCCGTCCGCGGCGGACTATCTCGTCTCGAAGGGCGTCCGTACGGTGGGCATCGACTACCTGTCCATCGGCGCCTACGGCGATACCGCCGCCACCCACCACATTTTGCTGCAAAGCGAGGTGGCCGTGGTGGAGGGCCTGATGCTGAAGGACGTGCCCGAGGGCCGTTATTTCTTCGCCGCCCTGCCCCTCAAGGTGGAGGGAGCCGAGGGTTCGCCGGTGCGGGCGGTGCTGGTGAGGTGAACGGCGCCTCTATGCCAAACAAAAAAGGATGGGCTTTTGCCCATCCTTTTTAGATGCCTCAAAGATTGTCGAACCAGGTTTCATCCACCTCGTAGGTGATCACGGGCCGCACGCCCAGCTCCAGCTCGCAAAGAAGGTCCAGGATCCGTTCGCCGTCGATGAGATCGATGGGCGGCGCGCCCGCCTTGTTCGCTTCCTCCCGGGCGGCCTTGGTGAAGGTGCTGGTGGTGATGAAAAGGCCCTTGTCCGTCCGACCCACCATGGCGCCGCGAAAGTCCCTCATCTCGCCGGAGGACACCGAGTGGCCGTCTCTGTATCGTTTGCACTGAAAGACCATGGGAAAACTCATCACGTTGTTCAGTCGCACGATGCCGGTACCATCGATGCCCTGATCCCCGGTGCGTCCGGTCACCTCCACCCGCACGAAACCGCACTCCCGAAGAAGCCGTTGGGTCAGCCGCTCGAAGGCGGCAGGCTCAAGGGCCATGAGCGCGGCCATCAGTTGATCCCGCCAGGAGGTGGGGGCGTCCATATCCAGCTCCCCGGTGGAAAGGTCGGCTTCGCCACCGAAGCCGTTTGCCGGACCGCCCTCGCCAAAGGGGCCGGCAGGTCCATCCGCCGTCGCTCCATTCGGCGCGGGGATGTCTGCCATCGGTCCATCCGACATGCCGTCCCCGCTGCCGGGCGATGTCCCGCCGGCCCGGGCCTCCCGCCTGAGACGATTGATGGTGCGGGCAATTTCCCGGCCGTCGATGGTCTCCACCCTGGCGTAGGCGGGGGTGAGCGTCCAAACACCCCGGGCGGAATTCTCCAGCACACCATATTTTCGAAGAAAGGTGCGGGCCCAGGCCATGCGGTAGTCCACCTCGGTGCGGCTGGTGGACCCTTTGTGAAGCTGGGCCAGTTGATCGTCGGTGAGACCCATGATGGCGGGTACCCGCTGATTCAGCTCGGCCACGGTGGCGGAGCCCCCCAGCTCCCGAAGGGCGGTGAGGGTGGGCTGCATGTATTCGTAGTGCTGCAAAGTGGACATGGACGCATCTCCTTGGTCTTTTTTTCCAGTATAGCACGAATAAAGGCGAAAAACAAAGGGCACGGCCCGGCAAAATGGAGACATGTCCGGATCGACGCGTTCTTATTTTCTGTATCCGCATTTCGGGCAGACGCCGTTTTCGTTCAGCGCGATGCCGCAAAGGGGGCAGCGGTCGATCTTGTTTTCGGTCTTGAACTCCGCGCTGGCGGCGTTGACGCCGCTGGTGAAGGTGAGTTTGGCGATGTTCAGCTTATCCTTCAAAAGATCATAGACGATTTTGATCATGCCCTCCACGGTCATGGTCTCCTTGGTCACGACCAGGCGGCAGTCGGGATAGGCGGTGGCCAGCTCCGTATGGAAGGCGGCTCCCTTCATCTTGTTCTGGGGGGCGCCGTCCTTGATGCCCTGTTCCTCGTAGACCTTGAGAATGGCGGGAAGCAGGGGATCATCCTCCCGCAGGATCAGCGCATGGTCAAAATTCTTCAGCACGTTCCAGGCGGTCTTTTGAATCTCGTTGCAGGGGAAGACCATGTTCACGCCCGGTTCGATCGAATCCTCCACCTCGATGGTCAAAATGCCGGTATGTCCGTGCAGGTACTGGGCCTCTCCTTTGAAACCGTAGAATCTGTGCGCGTACTGCAGGTCCAATTTAGTGATACTTCTCATGTTTACCGCTCTCCTATCTATTTCATTTTCGGGGGGGGGTTGCCCGCTCACACAGGCGCTCGGACTGTTCGCCAAAACCCTTGGCCGGGGGACTACCGGTCATCCCTGCACTTTGGGCAGATACCCCGAAAGACGATATCGTGGCTGAGAAAGATGAATCCCTTCCCATCCCTGA is a genomic window containing:
- a CDS encoding MarR family winged helix-turn-helix transcriptional regulator codes for the protein MMMNGHGLDISVEAYREAAKELDRVWSRLSRACGLSEGEYWALVMIREGCTTQTEISEQLSMNKQTVHSALKQLIRRGIVRLETQPGNLRVKEIVLTEAGESFTEKYVDTMMDIEERVWNELTKAERREMIRASQKYNRLLKKALEQYFES
- a CDS encoding MATE family efflux transporter, which produces MRIQLSEHFTYPKLIRFVLPSIVMMIFTSIYGVVDGLFVSNYVGKTPFAALNLIMPLLMVIGAIGFMIGTGGSAIVSRTLGEGSRAKANEYFSMLVYVTVVAGVVLAAAGLAFLRPIARFLGAEGAMLDYAVLYGAILIPSLPLFMLQNVFQSFLITAEKPKLGLYMTVGAGVTNIVLDYLFVAVFQWGLAGAAVATAVSQAVGGVGPLVYFLRENDSLLRLTRPKWNGRVLLKTCTNGSSELMTNVSASLVNMLYNFQLMRLAGEDGVAAFGVIMYVNFIFAAIFIGYAIGSAPLIGYHYGAGNAGELRNLYQKSLRFTGCAALALTASALILSRPLAGIFVGYDAGLLSMTTRGFRLYALSFLISGFNIFGSAFFTALGDGAVSAAISFFRTLVFQLAVVLVLPLILGLDGVWLAILLAELLALAVTAAFLAAKKKKYPYGEAAKS
- the rny gene encoding ribonuclease Y — protein: MDGILLPVLIGLVCIVLGSAIGYFYRKNIAEAKIARAEEEAQRILDTAHSKVEAMRKEKILEAKEEVHRLRTELDKESRDRRNEMQRTERRLIQREETLDKKLDSLEQRETALTRKQKDVQRLQDEIENLHKNQLQELERISGMTMDEAKGILLENTEREARHDLGVMLREMEAKTKEEAEKKARNIIGGAIQKYAADHVAESTVSVVALPSDEMKGRIIGREGRNIRTLETATGIDLIIDDTPEAVILSGFDPVRREVARIALEKLILDGRIHPARIEEMVEKAKKEVDTQIREAGEQAVFETGVHGLHHELVRLIGRLRYRTSYGQNVLKHSIEVSYLAGMMAAEIGADEVLAKRAGLLHDIGKAVDHEIEGSHAQIGGDLAKKYRENAEVVHAILAHHNDIEAQTVEAVLVQAADAISAARPGARRETLENYIRRLEKLEEIASSFEGVEKSYAVQAGREVRIMVRPEKVGDAETTALAREIVRKIESELDYPGQIKVSLIRETRVVDYAK
- a CDS encoding helix-turn-helix domain-containing protein: MKKAKTCTSKANMIGPRIKAARQAAGMTQKDLCVKLELMAVYICRGSLSRIENGTRTVNDMEIDAISKALNVPLDVLFGR
- a CDS encoding ribbon-helix-helix domain-containing protein, coding for MKNFIPKAYKKEPITIRICCEKVELIDHLAYQCDISRSEFINQCIDYALENMPPSGGK
- a CDS encoding GNAT family N-acetyltransferase encodes the protein MVRYMRAGDRQDFLAMAAEFYGTGAVLHPVPEKNFETTFDQILAGNPFVRGIMVTHEERAVGYALLALTYSNEVGGLVVFLEEAYLRPECRGRGLGTAVFEFVEREFPEARRFRLEVTRTNERAVALYGRLGYQPLDYLQMIKDKEGMEW
- a CDS encoding DUF6506 family protein, with the translated sequence MVNFAFLLMGPYDPKKHRVRFESEGGTALMVGVSSLEEAAGVARELGEAGIDLIEMCGAFGPEGAARVGAAAGERVAVGYVVHDGSQDEKFARLFGE
- a CDS encoding cyclase family protein; translation: MEIYDITRPVHPGMTFWPGDKKMALELVQSVAGGDGCNLTAIHMGMHTGTHVDAPLHFVEDGKSIPETDLDRFIGWVEVLDLRGLPLIAEADLRRRSITADAVFFRTDNSDFPEGEFRKDFVALAPSAADYLVSKGVRTVGIDYLSIGAYGDTAATHHILLQSEVAVVEGLMLKDVPEGRYFFAALPLKVEGAEGSPVRAVLVR
- a CDS encoding restriction endonuclease; amino-acid sequence: MSTLQHYEYMQPTLTALRELGGSATVAELNQRVPAIMGLTDDQLAQLHKGSTSRTEVDYRMAWARTFLRKYGVLENSARGVWTLTPAYARVETIDGREIARTINRLRREARAGGTSPGSGDGMSDGPMADIPAPNGATADGPAGPFGEGGPANGFGGEADLSTGELDMDAPTSWRDQLMAALMALEPAAFERLTQRLLRECGFVRVEVTGRTGDQGIDGTGIVRLNNVMSFPMVFQCKRYRDGHSVSSGEMRDFRGAMVGRTDKGLFITTSTFTKAAREEANKAGAPPIDLIDGERILDLLCELELGVRPVITYEVDETWFDNL
- a CDS encoding 6-pyruvoyl trahydropterin synthase family protein, producing the protein MRSITKLDLQYAHRFYGFKGEAQYLHGHTGILTIEVEDSIEPGVNMVFPCNEIQKTAWNVLKNFDHALILREDDPLLPAILKVYEEQGIKDGAPQNKMKGAAFHTELATAYPDCRLVVTKETMTVEGMIKIVYDLLKDKLNIAKLTFTSGVNAASAEFKTENKIDRCPLCGIALNENGVCPKCGYRK